The Amphiprion ocellaris isolate individual 3 ecotype Okinawa chromosome 24, ASM2253959v1, whole genome shotgun sequence DNA window AAGTACTCCCAGTACTGTCGCCTCCTGCTGGTCAGAACTGAGGACATGAAACGTTCAAACATCTGAGCTGgactgaagaagaaaacaagaaaaacagaacaactcCGGAGATCATTTCtcacaataaataaacacaaattatgaaaatatCAAGATCacaccaccacaaagagacaaaacaacaataaaaacaagcaaaaaacaaactaaacaacaataaaaacaagcaaaacaacagcaaaaacaaacaaaacaacaaaaacaaccacctgAGCTCCAGATTTTACCTTGAATCATCCCATAAACATCCGATTTTCCGTCTGTCTcctgcatttttaatgtttttctctctaaattatCGGTTACCAAACAGTTTTCCACTGTTTAGTTAAATTTCAGCTAAAATGCGGTTTAAATTATCgtccaacataaaaacatgcagattATTTTCAGTTGAACCAAACTAAATGCAGCTCAGCGGTGCTTTGATCTGTTCTCTGCTGCTAACagagttttaatctttattttagaATGTTCAGAcgtgaaaagaaaacaggaaaaatcacaAATCAGAAAGTTTTCTCCTCAGTCTGCAGatttttattcacaaaaacacaaaaagattcaaagaCAGAGTTTATTTTAACACATCAGCTGGAAAAGTTGTTCATGGAACccatcaaaacattaaaaattcatcagaggagcttcaggagaaaccaactgAAACGTCTagaccagtggttctcaactggtctgggcctgggacccaccataaaactgaaatgacaagtcgtgacccaaacaatatttctccaaaaatcaacaatttattgattgagcgttcgaagacaaaacttttaaacctgaactcaagtacttcacaacaactcaaaatcaagcagcaatactaattcaagtactgaggactttgaaacaagtagaacaatagcctcaagtagttctcaggatatataaaagtgcatttttttctacaaaaaaagtgcaattcaacaaaaccagtagcttctcataatactgcacaagtctgcaacattgctgttgtagctggagaaactatgtatagaaatatgagcaaaagagtccaaaacatgaaaactgatgaagtgcattcaacaaattattaaagtgaagaaatgcttaatgttctgatcaatctcaaaatgtaaacacaataaaacatttttcaaagggcttaactatatttgaaagccaatatttggggaaaaaatagtgtgcaatattgaaagaaaagtgtttttaagcacttacaaataaacaaaagtcacaagtcacaataaaagtactgcagaactacatgaagttctaatggcttagctgaggatgctttttggcctttacaagagtctcaaaatctggctgtatgcatgataaagcaactctgaggtcatgctcaatgttcagtttatttcggtattttgttttcagctgaacaagagctgagaagccacattctcagaggtatgtggtgctgaatggtaggaggatttttacagctcgactagcaatggagggatactctctcatcacatcgttgcaccagaactgggaaaggcttacctctgtgaatttctttctgagagtgcggtcacatgatagctccaccagctgacattcatcgctgctaggcaacgtgatgctttccatgtttattccaaacgggtcgcgcacccagtcgtcctcgggttgtttatcgggaaagtagtcgctaaaccgctcgaaaagtttattcagaagcgtgcttttggactcctttgtcttcgatgtaggaaaatccatatttaatgtactcgctgtcgaacttgcgtttagccatgctgctgttgctatgaaaacgtgcagtttcttctacagtaatacgagtgtcctcaccggtcgctgctgacacgacgaccccctgcgggtgcggaggggaactacaatgactcgccactaaattggattatctttatttttctctctttttagaaaaaggctcgcgacccaccaaaaacggccccgcgacccacttttgggtcgcgacccaccagttgagaaacactggtctAGAGTCCAGTTGGATTCTTCTTCTAGAGGAGGTCCAGTTGGTTTCTAGAGTACCAGAGTCTAGAACCCTCCACTATCCCTAAAGCTGGTTAGGCAAGTAGTACTGTGTAAACATACAATCTACGGACGTCTTCTGGAAGGTTCTGGAAGATCTTTTACCTCTCAGAGAGGTGAAGAACCTTCCAGAACCAACCAGAAGAAGTCCAGTTGGTTCCTCCAGCACCAGAGTCTAGAGACCTCCACTATCCCTAAAACTGGTTTAGACGTAGAACGTCACCACAAAGaacaaacagctggaatatcatcatcatcctgagttctcctgaagctcctccgACCAGCAGGACCTGATGAAGATCTACAGACGTTCATCATCGGAGggaagaacaggaagaagaacCTTGAACATTTGAACATcgaatgtgttttatttcagcTGAACTGTTGGTTTTTCATCGTATGTTTTTAAAtctcattctggacaaatttcacagaattttttggtaaattctgaGTGATGTGGTCCAGATTCAGAAGTTAAGTCTTTGTCAGGGAAAACTTCAAGACATTCTGGATCAATTCTAATCTCTGATGAATTTCAAGCACATTTGGACaatttgatgtcattttaacatatttttggacatgtttcatgTAATTATAAGCAAATTTCAAGTCATGTTCTTAAAACTCtatcattttgtgtgattttatgtgACTTTGCACAAGTTTTGAAccaattttatgtaattttagatcattttttgcATAACATACGACAAATGTAATCAAATTTGTGACAGATTCTCCttaaactgtcattttgaaaagaacttgtgattttttttgaaaccCTGGTTTCCATTTTCCAGCAGACGTTACCTGATGAGTCCAGTGTTGGTCCAGCTGAAGGTTCTTCTTCAGTGTTCTGGTCAAACTGTGGGTCGGGGTTCTGGTGTCTCGTCACTGTTCAGTTGTACGAAGCGTCGCCACGACTGCAGCGTCTTCCTCGACCAAACCCAGAACCCCGACGTGACGCCGACCATGAGGCTCATCAGGTATTTCACCAGGAACACGGTGAGGTCCGGTGAGCTCGGTGCCGTCCGTCCGTCTGGACACGTTACAGCGAATCGTCTGCAGGTCTGCAGCCGCCATGTTTCCTCCCAGCGGCGCCGTGAGGTCAGCTCGTAGAGGCAGCAGGCGATGACGGCGGCAGTGGGAACCGTGTAGAGAACGCCAAACACGCCAACACGCATCATCAGCCTCTCCAGCTTCACCGTCTCTGCGCCGCCGCGCTTCATGACAGTTCTGATCCGGAGCAGCGACACGATGCAGGCCAGCAGGAAGGAGGCGCCGACCAGGAGGCCGATGCTGAGCGGCGCCACGACGAAGCCTCGCAGCGCCGCCTCGTCGTAGATTCCCACAGAGCAGACGCCCGTCAGCAGGTCGCCCTCCACACGCCCCGACACCAGGACCGCCACCGTCTGGACCGCCGGCACCAACCAGGCTGCCGCATGGAAGAACCGAGCCTTGGCCTCGATGGCCTCCTGACCCCATGCCATGGCAGCGGACAGGAACCAGGAAACGGACAGAACCACCCACCACCCGGAGCTTGCCATGCCGAAGAAGTACAGAACCGTGAAGAGGACGGTGCAgccatcctgcctggacccctgGACCACCGTCCGATATCCGTCCTCCCTGAACCGGTCCATGCACACCACCCGGTCCTGCAGCAGGAAGCCGGCACCGTACGCCGCCGCCACCACGAAGCAGCAGCCGGACAGAAAGACAACGGGTCTCTCCGGGTAGCGGAACCGCCGGGCGTCCAGCAGGGAGCTGAGGACGGTGAAGAGGCTGCTGACGGCGCTCAGACCCGACCAGATGCCGACCCACCACCGGACCAGCTTCACCTCCTCCCCAGAGAAGAACAGGAGTCCTCCGGGCCGGGCCGCCTCACAGGGGGCACCACAGTCCACGGCCCCCAGAAACCGGTAGCCCAGGTAGGGGGGCACCTGCAGCTGGCGGGGGCAGGAGAAGGTCTGGGGGGACGGGGTCTGGAGCTCAGGGAGGCTGGGGGTCGGGTCGCTGTTGCTGGTGTTCTGGCCCACGCAGATCTCTCCGGCGCCATGGACTGGGAAGTTCTGGCAGCGGAGCCGCTCCGGCCACAGGAAGCCAAACCGGTTCATGAGCGGCTCGCAGCCCCGCCGGGCCCGGTCGCACAGCGCCCGGCAGGGAGGGATGGCCCGGTCCAGAACTGTGCACACCGGGGCGTACAGGGAGCACAGGAAGAAGCGCAGTTCTGCCGAGCACTGGACCTCCACCAGCGGGTAGAACTGGTGCACCTCCAGACCGGCGTCCTCCTGGCTGCCATGGCCCAGCAGGGTGGGCAGGACGGTCCGGTTGTAGTCCAGGTCTCTGCACAGCGGGATGGAGATGGGCTGGCAGACGCTCTGGTCCCCGAGGTCCTGGAGCTGCCCGGGGGTCGGCCGGAGGTCCTGGAGGACCAGGAGGATCAGGAGGCGGCAGATGGACCCAGACATCAGGAGGAAggttctgctgcagctctgagacGTTCTGAAGGGTTCTCCACTCTGATGACGGCTTTAAACAGTAGGAGGAGTGACTCCATCGACCAATCAGACACCGTGTTGTTTCAGGGCTCTGcctgctgattggctgctgtCATGTCttattgttgttctgtgtctgtgttttgaaTACAGTGAAGTACTAAAACTGAAACACCAACAGAACGACTGGTACTTTACTACAGTTTTTCCACATATAACAGTTAATACTGCAGTTATTTATTCACACTTTTAGAACATTCTGCTGTTAacggaaataaaataaactgagaaGATAAGATTCTGTTTAATATGTCAGAGGTTTAAAGTTATTAAAGGTTCACTGTGTAATCAATATTAATCTgaacatgtggaaaaatataaaataaaactgatttaaagttaaaaaataaatacagaaacaagGAACTGAAacgaaaataaattaaaaaacataaaaatctaaGGAGTgataaataaaaccaataaaataaagaaaattacatttttgaagatagatagatagacagatagacagacagacagacagacagacagacagacagacagacagacagatagatagataaatagatagatagatagatagatagaaagaagAACCACATCCTTCTGATCTTTGATGGAAAGAagctccagcagcaggtttAGACTAAAATTAGGcccaaaatacaaataaacataaataacagaacctctaaatatttaaaactgaaccacaaaaaggtttttaaagaaacaacaatATATTTTCCACATCAATATTGTTGACAGTTTGTAAAAGTATTTATAAATATTATGAATTTAACCAGGTTTCTTTTCAGTCCTGATTCAAATAatcagatttattttgaaaattcaGAAAATAGTGTTGTTTCTAACATTAATATGAGATTCAACTGAACTTTTGTTTGTCAGATGCTACATTGCTAAGCTGctatgttagcattagcattagtttAACCGATGCTGTTTGAtcaaaatgtgagtttttaagTCAACAACTAGTTGATGTGAATGTGGTGTTAGCTTAGAAACGGCTAGCTCAGGCTACTCCACCTGCTCGCCACCTCAGTTTGGTTGTTAGCTTAGCAATGGCTAGCCGAGGCTACTCCACCTGCTAGCCGTCTCAGTTTGGTTGTTAGCTTCATTGTTTCTGCAAACATAATGTTTGAAAGAGAGTCAGATTTTAGTCTCATCTATGTTTTAAACACAATAGCTAAACGTAGCGTTAGCTTAGCAGGGGCTAGCTTTCTGTTTCAGTCAGACTGAccttctgtttccatggagaggACATTAAAGATGATGTCTGTCTTGACGAGgtgaaataaatcagttttaaacATCAGAACATCAAGCAGCGACATAAATGCTGCAGCAAACTGACGGgaagcaaagaaaaactttgTTGTTTAGATTAAAAATAACGTCTGAATATCAAAGGCTGCAGCGTCTGATTTATTAATGACCACATTAGAATGAATTCCTCTCAtcaaacagagaaacacaaacagagttAAATATTCACAAACACCTTCCTGATGCTTTCATCTCTGCAATCAATCAAACATGAAGTCTATATTTACACATGAAACTGACAGAAAAGTTTCATCAAACTTTAGTTTTCTAGTTGATCTGGtgacaaacaaagaaactgtCAAGTTGAAAACAAAGAGCCGAatatctgcagaaaaactgaaccAAAGCTAAACATCATAGAAACACTACAAGAAAACAGAGCTAGCAAAGCTAAAGCTAAAACTAGCATCACTCCCTCAACAAATGATATGAATTCTTGtctctaaaaacaacaaaaatttagCGTAACTACCCAATTTTAGCCTAAATTTAGTGACAAAAGAATCAACTAATGTGTAAATATTGACTTATCACTGCTAACATTAGCCTATTTGGTTAACTAGCTACAAATTCTAGTCATCCTCAAAGtctttaaaacaaactgaaactcgAAGGAAAAGATCGATCGGCACGTTAGCATGTTTGGCTAAATATCTTAAAATTGCCACCCACAGCTTTAAAAGCAGGA harbors:
- the LOC111569302 gene encoding frizzled-7-like is translated as MSGSICRLLILLVLQDLRPTPGQLQDLGDQSVCQPISIPLCRDLDYNRTVLPTLLGHGSQEDAGLEVHQFYPLVEVQCSAELRFFLCSLYAPVCTVLDRAIPPCRALCDRARRGCEPLMNRFGFLWPERLRCQNFPVHGAGEICVGQNTSNSDPTPSLPELQTPSPQTFSCPRQLQVPPYLGYRFLGAVDCGAPCEAARPGGLLFFSGEEVKLVRWWVGIWSGLSAVSSLFTVLSSLLDARRFRYPERPVVFLSGCCFVVAAAYGAGFLLQDRVVCMDRFREDGYRTVVQGSRQDGCTVLFTVLYFFGMASSGWWVVLSVSWFLSAAMAWGQEAIEAKARFFHAAAWLVPAVQTVAVLVSGRVEGDLLTGVCSVGIYDEAALRGFVVAPLSIGLLVGASFLLACIVSLLRIRTVMKRGGAETVKLERLMMRVGVFGVLYTVPTAAVIACCLYELTSRRRWEETWRLQTCRRFAVTCPDGRTAPSSPDLTVFLVKYLMSLMVGVTSGFWVWSRKTLQSWRRFVQLNSDETPEPRPTV